The genomic stretch CATAAAGATCACCCGGTCCGCCACGTCTTTGGCGAACTGCATCTCATGGGTCACGATCACCATAGTAGTGTTTTGACCGGCCAGTTTCTGGATAACCTGTAACACCTCATGTACCCGTTCCGGGTCAAGTGCCGAGGTCGGCTCGTCAAACAAAATCGCCTTCGGGTCCACCGCCAACGCACGGGCAATACTCACTCGCTGCTGCTGACCGCCAGAGAGTGTCACCGGGTATTGGTGCGCTTGTGGTAACAGCCCGACCATTTCCAGCAGTGACAGCCCTATTTCGTCCGCCTGCTTTTTCGCTATCTTCTTCACCACGATCAAGGCTTCGGTGATGTTCTCCAGCGCGGTTTTGTTTTTGAACAGGTTATAGTTCTGGAATACCATCGCCGTCTGACGCCGGAGCGCATATGCGTCCTTGCTGCTATAGCGGCGGGTATCCAGCGATTGCTCGCCAATAGTAATCACGCCGGACTCTGGCTTTTCCAGCAAATTCAGGCACCGCAGCAGGGTGGATTTCCCTGAACCGGAAGGCCCGATGATCGCGACCACTTCGCCCTCGGCGATATCCAGGCTGATATTGTCCAGTACCACCTGGTCACCAAAACGTTTAGTCAGGTTTTTTACGCTAATCATATCGGCTCCTTAACGCTGCCGTGAGTGGCTGAGCTTTTTCTCCAACTGAGATTGCAGCCAGGAGTAGACCACGATGAGCATCCAGTAAATCAGCCCCACCACCAGGAAGGTTTCAAAGAAACGCAGCGACTCGGCGGCGATCATCTTACCTTCGGCAAACAGCTCCGACACACCAAGCGCAAAGGCCACCGAGGTGTCTTTAATCAGTGAAATAAAGGTGTTGCCGGTCGCGGGTAGCGCATTAAGCATCGCCTGCGGCAGCACAATACGGCGGTAAATCTGTACTTTGTTCATTCCCACCGACAGACCGGCTTCGGTTTGACCGAAATCCACCGACGCCAGCGCCGCACGGAAAATTTCCGCCATGTACGCGGAGTTCTTCAGGCTGAATCCGATAATGGCCGCCGTCATGGCTGATAAACCATTCAGTGATGGAAACAGCTGTGGCAGGCCGAAATAGATAATGAACAGCTGAACTAACGACGGGATGCCGCGAAACAGCGAAATATAAAACTCCACCAGTTTCGAAACCACCACAAAGCGGCTCTCACGAACCAGTGCCAGCACCAGTCCCAACACGATGGCAACCAGCATCGACACCACCGCCAGTAGCAGCGTGGTGGGCAAGTACATCAGTACCTGGGGAAATACCTTCAACAGGTAGGAAAGATCGATATTCATGAGCCATACCATTACAGCAAACGCCAGCCCGCAATCGAACTGGCGTCGCAGAAGTTGAGTGAGCCAGCGAGGTTATTTGCCCGCCGTGATGTCCTCACCGAAGTATTTAACCGACAGGGCTTTCAGGCGGCCGTCATTGCGCATTTTGGTCAGTTCGTCATCGAACTTCTTGCGCAGTTCGTCACCGTTCTGATCTTTATGGAACGGGAAGCCAACCTGCTCGACCACCAGCGGCTCACCCACCATCTTGAACGGCAGGTTACGCTTGTTGATTTCCGCCAGCAGGATCGGACGGGAGTTGATGTAACCCTCAACACGCTTGGCCAGCGCATCGCTCATCGCGCCATCGCGGGTTTCATAGGTGCGAATCGTCACGCTGCCGTCGGCAAAGGCTTTTTTCAGGTTGTTGACGTGATTGGAGCCCAGTACGCCCGCTACGGTTTTCCCTTTCAGGTCATCCAGTGTATTGATGTTGGTATTGTCTTTGTGCGTAACAATCTGGCTGCCGTAATAG from Dickeya zeae NCPPB 2538 encodes the following:
- a CDS encoding amino acid ABC transporter ATP-binding protein, with protein sequence MISVKNLTKRFGDQVVLDNISLDIAEGEVVAIIGPSGSGKSTLLRCLNLLEKPESGVITIGEQSLDTRRYSSKDAYALRRQTAMVFQNYNLFKNKTALENITEALIVVKKIAKKQADEIGLSLLEMVGLLPQAHQYPVTLSGGQQQRVSIARALAVDPKAILFDEPTSALDPERVHEVLQVIQKLAGQNTTMVIVTHEMQFAKDVADRVIFMADGHIVEQGPAEKVISFSDNPQTRRFLRQLTTIQEPSEFDI
- a CDS encoding amino acid ABC transporter permease — translated: MNIDLSYLLKVFPQVLMYLPTTLLLAVVSMLVAIVLGLVLALVRESRFVVVSKLVEFYISLFRGIPSLVQLFIIYFGLPQLFPSLNGLSAMTAAIIGFSLKNSAYMAEIFRAALASVDFGQTEAGLSVGMNKVQIYRRIVLPQAMLNALPATGNTFISLIKDTSVAFALGVSELFAEGKMIAAESLRFFETFLVVGLIYWMLIVVYSWLQSQLEKKLSHSRQR
- a CDS encoding amino acid ABC transporter substrate-binding protein, which translates into the protein MTMKKIILPVLALSAAILVAGCDSQNSNEKVLRIGATGQSYPSSFKQDNKLVGFDVEVAETIAKDLNYKVEWVTADFSGLMGQLEANKLDTIANVVAITPARQDKYNFSTPYSYYGSQIVTHKDNTNINTLDDLKGKTVAGVLGSNHVNNLKKAFADGSVTIRTYETRDGAMSDALAKRVEGYINSRPILLAEINKRNLPFKMVGEPLVVEQVGFPFHKDQNGDELRKKFDDELTKMRNDGRLKALSVKYFGEDITAGK